A genomic segment from Peribacillus sp. ACCC06369 encodes:
- the topA gene encoding type I DNA topoisomerase, giving the protein MSEYLVIVESPAKAKTIERYLGKKYKVKASMGHVRDLPKSQMGVDVEHEYEPKYITIRGKGPVLKELKTAAKKAKKIYLAADPDREGEAIAWHLAHSLDVDINSDCRVVFNEITKEAIKESFKSPRPINMKLVDAQQARRVLDRLVGYNISPLLWKKVKKGLSAGRVQSVAVRMIIDREKEIKDFIPEEYWTIKADFVKGKEQFEGSFFSLGGERKELNTEEDVKKVLASLNGGEFTIGAVAKKERRRNPAAPFTTSSLQQEAARKLNFRAKKTMMLAQQLYEGIELGKEGTVGLITYMRTDSTRISDVAKQEAHTFIQNSYGEEYVQVEQRKEKKQTNAQDAHEAVRPTSTLREPGIVKEFLSRDQFRLYKLIWERFVSSQMSSAVMDTMSIDLHNGDVIFRANGSKIKFPGFMKVYVEGSDDSVEEKENALPDVKKGDQFFSKDVEPKQHFTQPPPRYTEARLVKTLEELGIGRPSTYAPTLDTIQKRGYVTLDNKRFIPTELGEIVLELIREFFPDILDAEFTAKMEQEFDSVEEGSIEWIKVIDEFYKEFAVHLAKAEVEMEKIEIKDEPAGEDCLECGHEMVYKMGRYGKFMACSNFPDCRNTKPIVKEIGVKCPKCKEGNIIERKSKKRRIFYGCDTYPGCDFISWDKPLPRSCPKCEGTLVEKKLKKGVQVQCMDCDFKETPQA; this is encoded by the coding sequence ATGTCAGAATACTTAGTGATTGTGGAATCGCCCGCAAAGGCGAAAACAATAGAACGTTACTTGGGAAAAAAATATAAAGTAAAGGCTTCCATGGGGCATGTGCGCGATTTGCCTAAAAGTCAAATGGGTGTCGATGTTGAACATGAATATGAACCTAAATATATAACTATCCGCGGCAAAGGCCCGGTTTTAAAAGAATTGAAAACCGCTGCAAAAAAAGCGAAAAAAATCTATCTCGCGGCTGACCCCGACAGAGAAGGGGAAGCCATTGCCTGGCATTTGGCTCACAGTCTCGATGTTGACATTAATTCAGATTGCCGCGTGGTATTCAACGAGATCACGAAAGAGGCAATCAAAGAATCATTTAAATCACCGAGGCCAATAAATATGAAATTGGTTGATGCCCAGCAGGCAAGAAGGGTCTTGGATCGTTTGGTCGGATACAATATCAGCCCGCTTTTATGGAAAAAAGTGAAAAAAGGCTTAAGTGCAGGCCGGGTCCAATCGGTCGCTGTACGGATGATCATAGACCGGGAGAAAGAGATCAAAGATTTTATCCCAGAGGAGTATTGGACAATCAAGGCGGATTTTGTAAAAGGAAAAGAACAGTTTGAAGGTTCCTTTTTCAGCCTGGGTGGCGAGCGGAAGGAATTAAATACAGAAGAGGATGTAAAAAAAGTACTCGCTTCTTTAAATGGTGGCGAATTTACGATAGGGGCTGTGGCTAAAAAGGAAAGAAGACGTAATCCGGCTGCACCTTTTACAACTTCTTCCCTGCAACAAGAAGCGGCTCGTAAATTAAATTTCCGTGCAAAGAAAACCATGATGCTCGCTCAGCAGCTTTATGAGGGAATCGAGCTTGGAAAGGAAGGTACAGTCGGGTTAATCACTTATATGAGAACCGATTCGACCCGGATTTCCGATGTTGCGAAACAGGAAGCCCATACCTTCATTCAAAATAGTTACGGAGAAGAATATGTTCAGGTTGAACAGCGCAAGGAGAAAAAACAGACTAATGCTCAGGACGCCCATGAAGCGGTTAGACCAACAAGCACATTGCGTGAACCGGGTATAGTCAAGGAGTTCTTATCCAGAGATCAATTCCGTCTTTATAAATTGATTTGGGAACGATTCGTTTCTAGTCAAATGTCTTCGGCGGTCATGGATACGATGAGCATCGACCTGCATAACGGGGATGTCATCTTCAGGGCCAATGGTTCAAAAATTAAATTTCCGGGCTTCATGAAGGTATATGTTGAAGGGTCCGATGACTCAGTGGAAGAAAAGGAAAATGCTTTACCGGATGTGAAAAAAGGAGATCAATTCTTTTCAAAAGATGTCGAGCCGAAGCAGCATTTCACTCAGCCTCCGCCCCGATATACTGAAGCCCGTCTTGTCAAAACGCTAGAGGAACTGGGAATAGGCCGTCCTTCTACATATGCTCCTACCTTGGATACGATTCAAAAACGGGGCTATGTTACCTTGGATAATAAACGGTTCATCCCTACTGAGCTTGGTGAGATCGTTCTTGAATTAATACGTGAGTTCTTCCCGGATATTCTTGATGCAGAGTTCACTGCCAAGATGGAACAGGAGTTTGATAGCGTCGAAGAGGGCAGTATCGAATGGATAAAGGTCATCGATGAATTTTATAAAGAATTTGCCGTTCATTTGGCTAAAGCCGAAGTCGAAATGGAGAAAATAGAAATTAAAGATGAGCCTGCTGGTGAAGATTGCTTGGAATGCGGACATGAGATGGTCTATAAGATGGGGCGTTATGGAAAGTTCATGGCATGCAGTAATTTCCCGGATTGCCGTAACACAAAACCAATCGTTAAAGAAATCGGTGTCAAATGCCCGAAATGTAAAGAAGGAAACATCATTGAAAGGAAAAGTAAAAAACGCCGCATATTTTACGGGTGTGATACCTACCCTGGATGTGACTTCATTTCTTGGGATAAGCCGCTTCCACGGAGTTGTCCAAAATGTGAAGGTACACTTGTTGAGAAAAAACTCAAAAAAGGCGTCCAGGTTCAGTGCATGGATTGTGATTTCAAAGAAACGCCTCAAGCATAG
- the trmFO gene encoding FADH(2)-oxidizing methylenetetrahydrofolate--tRNA-(uracil(54)-C(5))-methyltransferase TrmFO, translated as MKETKVSVIGAGLAGSEAAWQLAKRGIKVDLYEMRPVKQTPAHHTDKFAELVCSNSLRANTLTNAVGVLKEEMRILDSVIMSAADACAVPAGGALAVDRHEFAGLVTEKVKNHPNVTVINEEVTEIPDGPTVIATGPLTSQSLSDSLKQIMDEEYLYFYDAAAPILEKDSINMDKVYLKSRYDKGEAAYLNCPMTEEEFDRFYEALIAAETVPLKEFEKEIFFEGCMPIEVMASRGKKTMLFGPLKPVGLEDPKTGKRPFAVVQLRQDDAAGTLYNIVGFQTHLKWGPQKDVLQLIPGLENAEIVRYGVMHRNTFINSPNVLKPTYQFKNRDDLFFAGQMTGVEGYVESAASGLVAGINAARIVQGLEPTIFPAETTMGSMARYITSTNGKSFQPMNANFGLLPDLEVRIKSKKERNETHAKRALDTIQNFVKNL; from the coding sequence ATGAAAGAAACAAAAGTAAGTGTAATCGGTGCTGGGCTTGCTGGAAGTGAAGCGGCGTGGCAGTTAGCTAAAAGAGGAATTAAAGTCGATCTATACGAAATGCGCCCGGTAAAACAAACGCCAGCCCATCATACCGATAAATTCGCTGAACTTGTTTGTTCCAATTCACTTCGGGCAAATACGTTAACAAATGCAGTTGGTGTATTAAAAGAAGAAATGCGTATACTTGATTCGGTCATCATGTCCGCAGCAGATGCTTGCGCTGTGCCGGCTGGGGGTGCTTTAGCTGTTGATCGCCATGAATTTGCCGGACTAGTGACGGAAAAGGTCAAAAATCACCCAAATGTAACGGTCATTAATGAGGAAGTGACGGAAATTCCGGATGGTCCTACGGTCATTGCAACCGGTCCGCTTACAAGCCAGTCACTTTCGGACAGCTTAAAGCAAATCATGGATGAAGAATACTTGTATTTCTACGATGCTGCCGCTCCAATTCTTGAAAAAGACAGCATCAACATGGATAAAGTATATTTGAAATCCCGCTATGATAAAGGGGAAGCCGCTTATTTGAACTGTCCGATGACGGAAGAGGAGTTTGACCGCTTTTATGAAGCATTGATTGCCGCTGAAACAGTCCCACTTAAAGAATTTGAAAAAGAAATCTTTTTTGAAGGTTGCATGCCGATTGAAGTGATGGCCTCACGTGGGAAGAAAACGATGTTATTTGGTCCATTGAAACCTGTTGGATTGGAAGATCCGAAAACAGGAAAACGCCCTTTTGCTGTAGTTCAATTGCGCCAAGATGATGCGGCAGGAACTCTCTACAACATTGTTGGTTTTCAGACACATTTGAAATGGGGGCCCCAAAAAGATGTATTGCAGCTCATACCTGGATTGGAAAATGCGGAAATTGTACGTTATGGAGTTATGCATCGCAACACTTTCATAAACTCACCTAATGTTCTGAAGCCTACGTACCAATTCAAAAATCGGGATGATTTATTCTTTGCAGGTCAGATGACTGGCGTCGAAGGGTATGTAGAATCGGCAGCATCGGGACTAGTTGCAGGTATCAATGCTGCAAGGATCGTCCAGGGATTGGAGCCTACCATTTTCCCTGCTGAGACGACAATGGGCAGCATGGCAAGGTACATAACGTCGACAAATGGAAAGAGTTTTCAGCCGATGAATGCCAACTTTGGATTGCTTCCAGACCTTGAAGTGAGAATCAAATCCAAAAAAGAGCGTAACGAAACACATGCTAAACGCGCTTTGGACACAATTCAGAACTTTGTGAAAAATTTGTAA
- the xerC gene encoding tyrosine recombinase XerC: MINQKKALSSFIEYLQIEKNSSHYTIENYKRDIQEFFLFLNEQGIADITSVEYFDVRLFLTNLYEKKLSKRTVARKTSCLRSFYKFLLREGDVKDNPFSLVSLPKKDQRLPRFLYEKEMKLLFSSLKKDSPIGIRNNALLELLYATGIRVSECCEIKLQDIDLSLGTVLVHGKGKKDRYVPVGRYAQEAIDLYIRTARMEMTSSDAKAHVYLFVNFRGDPLTPRGVRYILNELIKKSAADGSLHPHMLRHSFATHLLNNGADIRTVQELLGHSKISSTQVYTHVTKDQLKKVYNASHPRP; encoded by the coding sequence ATGATTAATCAAAAAAAGGCATTATCATCCTTCATCGAATATTTACAAATTGAAAAAAACAGTTCACATTACACCATTGAAAATTACAAACGTGATATTCAAGAATTTTTCCTGTTCCTTAACGAACAGGGCATTGCCGATATCACGTCTGTTGAATATTTTGATGTCCGGTTGTTTTTAACGAATTTATATGAGAAAAAACTTTCTAAGCGCACTGTAGCCAGAAAGACTTCTTGCTTACGGAGCTTTTATAAATTTTTACTACGTGAAGGTGATGTGAAGGATAATCCTTTTTCTCTTGTTTCTTTACCTAAAAAGGATCAAAGACTGCCACGTTTTCTTTATGAGAAGGAAATGAAACTGTTGTTTTCTTCTTTAAAGAAAGATTCACCGATAGGAATAAGGAACAATGCATTATTGGAATTACTTTATGCGACAGGCATTCGCGTTAGTGAATGCTGTGAGATTAAACTGCAGGATATCGATCTTTCCTTAGGTACAGTACTGGTCCATGGAAAAGGAAAAAAAGATCGCTACGTTCCGGTTGGTAGATATGCTCAAGAAGCGATAGATTTATACATACGTACAGCCCGGATGGAAATGACTTCGTCTGACGCCAAGGCGCATGTTTATTTATTTGTTAATTTTCGTGGAGACCCTCTTACACCTAGGGGAGTTCGCTATATATTGAATGAATTGATTAAAAAGTCAGCCGCAGATGGAAGTCTTCATCCCCATATGCTAAGGCATTCCTTTGCTACACACCTATTGAATAATGGGGCGGACATTCGGACAGTACAGGAATTGCTTGGTCATTCTAAAATTTCATCAACGCAAGTGTATACGCATGTTACAAAAGACCAATTAAAAAAAGTCTACAATGCATCACATCCGCGGCCTTAA
- the hslV gene encoding HslVU peptidase proteolytic subunit, giving the protein MTTIFAVHHKGECAMSGDGQVTLGNSVVMKHTARKVRKIFNGNVLAGFAGSVADAFTLFEMFEAKLEEYNGNLQRAAVEMAKQWRSDNVLRKLEAMLVVMDKNHLLLVSGTGEVIEPDDGILAIGSGGNYALAAGRALMRFSSDHLSAKEIAESSLQIAAEICVFTNTNIIVEEL; this is encoded by the coding sequence ATGACAACGATATTTGCAGTGCATCATAAAGGTGAATGTGCCATGTCCGGTGATGGGCAGGTTACTTTAGGAAATTCAGTAGTGATGAAGCATACAGCAAGGAAAGTAAGAAAAATCTTTAATGGTAATGTACTTGCAGGTTTTGCAGGTTCTGTTGCAGATGCATTCACTTTATTTGAGATGTTCGAAGCTAAACTTGAAGAGTATAATGGCAATCTTCAGCGTGCTGCCGTCGAAATGGCAAAACAATGGAGAAGTGACAATGTATTGAGAAAGCTCGAAGCCATGCTGGTCGTGATGGATAAGAACCATTTGCTGCTCGTTTCTGGTACCGGGGAAGTAATTGAACCGGATGACGGAATTCTCGCCATAGGATCGGGAGGGAATTATGCACTGGCTGCCGGCAGGGCATTAATGCGGTTTTCCAGTGACCATTTATCGGCAAAGGAAATCGCAGAATCATCTTTACAAATTGCAGCGGAAATTTGTGTATTTACCAATACGAATATAATCGTGGAAGAGTTGTAA
- the hslU gene encoding HslU--HslV peptidase ATPase subunit has product MSKKANLTPRQIVEKLDQYIVGQREAKRAVAVALRNRYRRSLLSDQLRDEVVPKNILMIGPTGVGKTEIARRMAKLVGAPFVKVEATKFTEVGYVGRDVESMVRDLVETSVRLVKEEKMASVKERAEENANRRLIELLVPSTKKQSNFKNPLEVFFGGNNNQDEQDSEENSEDLSLQEKRKIVAEKLTNGELESEMITVEVEEQAASMFDMLQGSGMEQMGMNMQDALGSLMPKKSKKRKLKVSEARIVLTNEEAAKLIDMDEVTSDAVYGAEQNGIIFIDEIDKIASKKSGSSSADVSREGVQRDILPIVEGSTVVTKYGSVKTDHVLFIAAGAFHMAKPSDLIPELQGRFPIRVELNKLTVDDFVRILHEPDNALLKQYVALLETEGIEIEFSDDAVRKIAEVAFEVNQNTDNIGARRLHTILERLLEDLSFEAPEITMEKITITPQYVEGKLGSIARNKDLSQFIL; this is encoded by the coding sequence ATGTCAAAAAAAGCTAATTTAACACCGAGGCAAATCGTTGAAAAACTGGATCAGTATATCGTAGGGCAGCGTGAAGCAAAACGGGCAGTGGCAGTGGCTCTTCGGAATCGCTACCGACGTTCCCTTCTCTCGGATCAACTTCGTGATGAAGTCGTTCCGAAGAACATATTAATGATTGGACCGACTGGCGTTGGGAAAACAGAAATAGCTCGGAGAATGGCTAAATTGGTAGGTGCTCCTTTTGTAAAAGTCGAAGCAACGAAATTTACGGAAGTCGGATATGTCGGCCGGGATGTAGAGTCCATGGTTCGTGATTTGGTGGAGACTTCCGTCCGCCTCGTGAAGGAAGAAAAGATGGCCAGCGTAAAGGAACGGGCTGAAGAAAATGCAAATAGACGTTTAATAGAGCTATTAGTGCCATCAACCAAAAAACAGAGTAATTTCAAGAATCCTCTTGAAGTCTTTTTTGGAGGCAATAACAATCAAGATGAACAGGATTCGGAAGAAAATTCCGAAGATTTAAGTTTGCAGGAAAAAAGAAAAATCGTCGCTGAAAAACTGACAAATGGTGAGTTAGAAAGTGAAATGATAACAGTCGAAGTGGAAGAACAGGCTGCTTCGATGTTTGATATGCTCCAAGGTTCGGGAATGGAACAAATGGGGATGAACATGCAGGACGCTTTAGGAAGCTTGATGCCAAAGAAAAGCAAGAAGCGCAAATTGAAGGTAAGTGAAGCGAGAATCGTTTTAACAAATGAAGAAGCGGCAAAATTGATTGATATGGATGAAGTAACGTCCGATGCAGTATACGGTGCTGAGCAAAATGGAATTATCTTCATTGATGAAATCGACAAAATTGCCAGTAAGAAGTCTGGAAGTTCATCCGCGGATGTATCAAGAGAAGGTGTCCAAAGGGATATCCTGCCAATTGTTGAAGGTTCGACAGTCGTGACTAAATATGGTTCAGTTAAAACGGATCATGTCTTATTCATTGCAGCAGGAGCCTTTCATATGGCTAAACCATCCGACCTTATCCCTGAATTACAAGGTAGATTTCCAATCCGTGTAGAATTGAACAAACTGACTGTAGACGACTTTGTACGGATTCTTCATGAACCGGATAATGCCTTGTTAAAACAATATGTTGCTTTATTAGAAACTGAAGGTATAGAAATTGAATTTTCTGACGATGCTGTTCGTAAGATAGCTGAAGTGGCCTTCGAGGTGAATCAAAACACAGACAATATAGGTGCAAGAAGACTTCATACCATTTTAGAACGGCTGCTGGAAGACTTATCGTTTGAAGCACCGGAAATTACGATGGAGAAGATTACAATTACGCCCCAATATGTCGAAGGTAAGCTTGGTTCTATCGCCCGGAACAAAGATTTAAGCCAGTTTATCCTTTAA
- the codY gene encoding GTP-sensing pleiotropic transcriptional regulator CodY, translating into MNLLAKTRKINAMLQKAAGKAVNFKEMAESLSEVIEANVFVVSRRGKLLGIAVSQQIENERMYKMLEDKQFPEVYTKNLFNIPETSSNLDIESEYTAFPVENKELFATGLTTIVPIMGGGERLGTLVLARLQEKFHDDDLILAEYGATVVGMEILREKSEEIEEEARSKAVVQMAISSLSYSELEAIEHIFEELKGNEGLLVASKIADRVGITRSVIVNALRKLESAGVIESRSLGMKGTYIKVLNDKFLLELEKLKNN; encoded by the coding sequence ATGAACTTATTAGCAAAAACAAGAAAAATCAATGCAATGCTCCAAAAAGCAGCAGGTAAAGCAGTTAACTTCAAAGAAATGGCCGAAAGTTTAAGTGAAGTTATCGAAGCAAATGTTTTCGTCGTCAGCCGCCGCGGGAAATTGCTAGGCATAGCGGTAAGTCAGCAAATCGAAAATGAACGCATGTACAAAATGTTGGAAGATAAACAATTCCCTGAAGTGTACACAAAAAACCTATTCAATATTCCCGAAACATCTTCCAATCTTGATATCGAAAGTGAATACACTGCTTTCCCAGTGGAAAACAAAGAGCTTTTCGCAACTGGTTTAACAACGATCGTACCGATTATGGGTGGGGGAGAGCGTTTAGGAACTCTGGTTCTTGCTCGATTACAAGAAAAATTTCACGATGACGATTTAATTTTGGCTGAGTATGGTGCGACTGTAGTAGGTATGGAAATCCTTCGTGAAAAATCAGAAGAGATAGAAGAAGAAGCTCGTAGTAAAGCTGTCGTTCAAATGGCAATTTCCTCGTTATCGTACAGCGAATTGGAAGCTATTGAGCACATTTTTGAAGAGCTTAAAGGTAATGAAGGCCTGCTTGTAGCATCAAAAATCGCAGACCGTGTAGGCATCACTCGTTCCGTAATCGTAAATGCGCTTAGGAAACTAGAGAGTGCAGGAGTCATTGAATCACGCTCCCTTGGGATGAAAGGTACTTATATCAAAGTATTGAATGATAAATTCCTTCTTGAATTAGAAAAGCTTAAAAATAATTAA